In Lujinxingia litoralis, the following proteins share a genomic window:
- the gshB gene encoding glutathione synthase → MKIAYVMDPLTRVNVFADTTFALMLGAQQRGHDIFYVRPESLEARGDEAFAMLQPVTLRQDPVDPVSYGEARQASLDEMDVVWMRKDPPFDDTYMYEVMLLELAEERGTLVLNRPRGLRDANEKLYALHFSDHTPRTLVSSQAESIKAFAEEVGGKAVLKPLDGHGGAGIFVIGSEDRNLNAMIEVSTHGGTRRVMVQQYLPEARQGDKRVLMLDGKPMGAILRVPLEQEHRSNIHVGGRVEKTELTEREQAICEAVGPRLKADGLTFVGLDMIGERLTEVNVTSPTGIQEMSRLNGVDGPAEVMAWIENELG, encoded by the coding sequence ATGAAGATCGCCTATGTGATGGACCCCTTAACCCGGGTCAACGTGTTTGCTGATACGACCTTTGCGCTGATGCTCGGTGCTCAGCAGCGCGGCCACGACATCTTTTACGTGCGGCCGGAGTCGCTGGAGGCCCGGGGCGATGAGGCCTTTGCCATGCTCCAGCCCGTGACGCTGCGCCAGGACCCGGTGGACCCGGTCAGCTATGGTGAGGCACGCCAGGCCTCGCTCGACGAGATGGACGTGGTCTGGATGCGCAAGGACCCGCCCTTTGACGACACCTACATGTACGAGGTGATGTTGCTGGAGCTGGCCGAGGAGCGGGGCACCCTGGTGCTCAACCGGCCCCGCGGATTGCGCGATGCCAATGAGAAGCTCTACGCCCTGCATTTCAGCGATCACACCCCCCGCACGCTGGTGTCGAGCCAGGCCGAATCGATCAAGGCCTTTGCCGAGGAGGTCGGTGGCAAAGCGGTGCTCAAGCCCCTGGATGGTCACGGCGGCGCGGGAATCTTTGTGATCGGCAGCGAGGATCGCAACCTCAACGCCATGATCGAAGTCTCCACCCACGGGGGCACTCGCCGGGTGATGGTTCAGCAGTACTTGCCGGAGGCCCGCCAGGGTGACAAACGCGTGCTCATGCTCGATGGCAAGCCCATGGGCGCGATCCTGCGCGTGCCCCTGGAGCAGGAACATCGCAGCAACATTCACGTGGGCGGGCGCGTCGAAAAGACCGAACTCACCGAGCGCGAGCAGGCCATCTGCGAGGCCGTCGGACCTCGTCTCAAGGCCGATGGGCTGACCTTTGTGGGGCTCGACATGATTGGTGAGCGGCTCACCGAGGTCAACGTCACCAGCCCCACCGGCATCCAGGAGATGAGCCGTCTCAACGGCGTGGACGGCCCCGCTGAAGTGATGGCATGGATTGAAAACGAGCTGGGGTGA